The sequence below is a genomic window from Sulfuracidifex metallicus DSM 6482 = JCM 9184.
GGGACCTTTAGGTAAGGGAATAGACTTAACTAAATTTAATGAAATCATCGGAGTAGCGCAGGCTGGATTAGAACATGACGTACATTATCCTTTAGTTAAGGCAGAGAGAATGGGAATTCATACGCGTCTATTAGATGTCATTCCAACGTATGTCCCCGACGACACCCTACTTATTATTTCGTTACCAAATGGAAAAATAAATACAATACCTAGAAATATTCTTTCTAGGTCGTTAATATATGTAAGATGGGTTAAAATGAACTGTTCTGTTGGAGTTTGTGGCGTCTGCTCTTACAGGGGATATTTACCCTGCATCGAGGGTCCATTCATGGAGGGTGAAAAGATTGTGGCTTAAGGGAAAGTTCTTTCTTTCTGGAGAAATAGTTGAGGCATGCGTTGAATTCGATACACAAATCAGAAACATAAGAAATAACTGCAAACCGGACCTAGAGACTCCAAACGATACAATAGTAGTTCCAGGAGCTGTGGATATGCACGTTCACGTAAGGGGAATGGAATTGGCATATAAAGAGGACGTCACTTCGGCTACCAAGGAAGCAACTTACGGTGGATTAACACTTATTGTAGATATGCCAAACACATCTCCATATGTCAGAGACAAGAAAACAATCAAGGAAAAACTGAGTGAATTTGAATATTATTCCAGATGCAATTACGGAATCTATTCTGGAGTCCCAAATGAAGGAGAAAACGTAGAAGATATGCCAATAGCAGGTTATAAAATATTTCCTGAAGATTTGTGGAAGAAAGAAACCGAAAATATTCTAAAAAATTCTAGGAAGCTCAAGATTTTACACCCTGAAGTTCCTTTATATCTGTTCAGGGGAACCAGACTATCTTGGATGGAGCTTGCTTCACTTTACATGGTAAGTGGAGGAAAAAGAGTTCACATAACTCACGCAACCACAATAGATACAATAGCAATTTCGAAGAAGATGGGATTTACGGTTGATATGACACCACATCACATGATAGTAGATGGAGAGAGGGACTGTCTATCCAAAGTAAACCCTCCAATAAGAGATATAACTGAAAGAAACAAGCTAATACAAGGAATTCACGAAGTGGACGCCTTAGTGAGCGACCATGCACCACATGCGAAGTGGGAGAAGAATATGCCTTATGAAGTATGCCCGCCAGGGATAGCTGGCCTCTCATTTACTGTACCTTTCGTATTTTCCTTATCGTTTAAAGGAATTATATCCTTAGGAAGAGCAGTGCAGCTTGTCTCGACTAATCCTTCTAAAATTTTGGGAATTAAATACGGTGAAATTGCCAATGAGTATCCTGCAAACTTCACAGTAATAAAGAGGGAGAACTGGAGATATCATACTGTCTTTAGTAAGACAACTTACACTCCAATGGATGGATATCCTTTAGACGCAAGAGTTTACATGACGATTGTCAGAGGTAAAGTAGCGTTCTTAGACGGAGAACCTCTTCCAGTTAAAGGGGCGAACGTATTTGATAAGAATAGCTAACGTTGAAATGAACGACTTTATTACAGTTGCGTCAGGCATAGTCCCAGATGTTCTAGATTACGTAGATAGGGTTTGTGAAGTTGTAAAGCCTGCCTCCATCACGCTTAAGACATTGACGAAAAATCCCATTGAACCGCATAAAGCTCCCACAGTCGCAAAGCTTCACGACGGTTGTTATATAAATGCCATAGGATTGGGCAACCCTGGTCTGGAATTCCTTAAGTACATGAATCGTTGGGGAAAATGCCAGTTCATAGTCAGCATTGGGGGTTCTTCGGTGAAGGAGATTTCAGAAGTAGCCTCAAAGGTTAAGAACTTCGGCGAAATAATAGAAGTTAACCTAAGTAGCCCAAACAGAAGGGGATTTGGAGAATCCATGTCTGCGTATGCAAAGGAAGTAACACAAGCTGTGAAGGATGTGGTGGGTAAAAAACCAGTCTTTATAAAACTTGGGCCTTGGGATTCCATTCTAGAAATAGCAGGTAAGGCACTTGAGGGTGGAGCAGATGGATTAACGCTTATAAACACATTGAAGGGAATGAAGATAGATCTAAACTCGTTGTCTCCAATGCTCTCTTATGGGACTGGAGGAATTTCAGGGAAATGCATTCACTCTTTAGCAGTGAGGATAATTCACGACGTTTACAAGGAGTACAACACAGAAATTATAGGAATAGGAGGAGTCTTCTCTTGGGAGGACGCAATAGAGTTAATGTCTGTTGGCGCAAAGATGGTTGGAATTGGAACAGCGATTTTGGAACTTGGTTTAGCAATAGTCCCGAAGATAAGAGAAGGAGTAGAAGAATACCTTGCAGAA
It includes:
- a CDS encoding 2-polyprenylphenol hydroxylase, producing the protein MFKVISKEKRENGILLKIKFPVEPEAGQFVTIVNDGKEIPLGIYDYVAGTLHLIIEKGDFRYNWAYIKGPLGKGIDLTKFNEIIGVAQAGLEHDVHYPLVKAERMGIHTRLLDVIPTYVPDDTLLIISLPNGKINTIPRNILSRSLIYVRWVKMNCSVGVCGVCSYRGYLPCIEGPFMEGEKIVA
- the pyrC gene encoding dihydroorotase; translated protein: MWLKGKFFLSGEIVEACVEFDTQIRNIRNNCKPDLETPNDTIVVPGAVDMHVHVRGMELAYKEDVTSATKEATYGGLTLIVDMPNTSPYVRDKKTIKEKLSEFEYYSRCNYGIYSGVPNEGENVEDMPIAGYKIFPEDLWKKETENILKNSRKLKILHPEVPLYLFRGTRLSWMELASLYMVSGGKRVHITHATTIDTIAISKKMGFTVDMTPHHMIVDGERDCLSKVNPPIRDITERNKLIQGIHEVDALVSDHAPHAKWEKNMPYEVCPPGIAGLSFTVPFVFSLSFKGIISLGRAVQLVSTNPSKILGIKYGEIANEYPANFTVIKRENWRYHTVFSKTTYTPMDGYPLDARVYMTIVRGKVAFLDGEPLPVKGANVFDKNS
- the pyrD gene encoding dihydroorotate dehydrogenase PyrD, whose amino-acid sequence is MIRIANVEMNDFITVASGIVPDVLDYVDRVCEVVKPASITLKTLTKNPIEPHKAPTVAKLHDGCYINAIGLGNPGLEFLKYMNRWGKCQFIVSIGGSSVKEISEVASKVKNFGEIIEVNLSSPNRRGFGESMSAYAKEVTQAVKDVVGKKPVFIKLGPWDSILEIAGKALEGGADGLTLINTLKGMKIDLNSLSPMLSYGTGGISGKCIHSLAVRIIHDVYKEYNTEIIGIGGVFSWEDAIELMSVGAKMVGIGTAILELGLAIVPKIREGVEEYLAEKGLRLCDVIGKAVRK